From one Triticum aestivum cultivar Chinese Spring chromosome 4B, IWGSC CS RefSeq v2.1, whole genome shotgun sequence genomic stretch:
- the LOC123094422 gene encoding eukaryotic translation initiation factor 3 subunit G, producing the protein MAAAKIRWGELDEDDDGGDLDFLLPPPVVVGPDANGLKKTIHYRFDDDGNKVKVTTTTRVVKLARTRLSKAAVERRSWAKFGDAASGDDASARLTVVSTEEIFLERPRAPGSKADEPSASNDALETANKGTALMVCRSCGKKGDHWTAKCPYKDLVDTLDRPPTSDGPAAPNDPAKSSYVPPRLRKDAVYQDGGHDMRRRNDENSVRVTNLSEDTREPDLLELFRAFGPVSRVYVALDQRTGSSRGFGFVNFVQREDAEKAISKLNGYGYDNLILHVEWATPRPSN; encoded by the exons ATGGCGGCGGCGAAGATCCGGTGGGGGGAGCTcgacgaggacgacgacggcggcgacctcGACTTCCTGCTCCCGCCGCCGGTCGTCGTCGGGCCCGACGCCAACGGCCTCAAGAAGACGATCCACTACCGCTTCGACGACGACGGCAACAAGGTCAAGGTCACCACCACCACCCGCGTCGTCAAGCTCGCCCGTACGCGCCTCTCCAAGGCGGCCGTCGAGCGCCGCTCCTGGGCCAAGTTCGGCGACGCCGCCTCCGGCGACGACGCCTCCGCGCGCCTCACCGTCGTCTCCACCGAGGAGATCTTCCTCGAGCGCCCACGCGCCCCAG GGAGCAAGGCTGATGAACCAAGTGCTTCCAATGATGCACTGGAAACGGCAAACAAAGGTACTGCTCTCATGGTCTGCAGATCCTGTGGCAAGAAGGGTGACCACTGGACCGCAAAGTGCCCCTACAAGGATCTTGTCGATACTCTGGACAGGCCTCCTACTTCTGACGGACCTGCGGCACCGAATGATCCTGCTAAGAGCTCATATGTTCCTCCGAGGCTAAGGAAGGATGCTGTTTATCAAGATGGTGGACACGACATGAGGCGCAGGAACGATGAGAACTCTGTCCGCGTTACCAATTTATCCGAGGACACCCGTGAGCCTGACCTCCTCGAGCTGTTCCGTGCATTTGGCCCTGTTAGCCGAGTCTATGTTGCGCTGGATCAGAGGACTGGATCAAGCAGGGGCTTTGGCTTCGTCAACTTTGTCCAGAGGGAGGATGCTGAGAAGGCTATCAGCAAGCTCAATGGCTATGGTTATGATAACCTCATCCTCCATGTTGAGTGGGCAACACCTAGGCCTAGTAATTAG